CGCTTTCATTATCAGGGACGTAGTATTGCTAAAAAGCCATTTAAACTGACGGACGAATTGATCCGGCAAACATTTGAGGTCGTTGTAAAAGCTTTAAAACCATAATCTCCAGCCCTTATTTTCAATTATTAAACTACCATGCAAAAAGATACTACTAAGGTCCCCTTCACCGGGTATCAAAAATTTGTCGTGCTGATATTGGCGCTGACACAGTTCACCGTCATCCTTGACTTTATGATCATGTCGCCAATGGGTGACCTGCTCATGAAATCCATGGACCTCAATCCGAAGCAATTTGGTCTGGCGGTTTCCGCCTATGCCTTTAGTGCCGGGGCTTCCGGCCTGCTGACGGCTGGTTTTGCCGACCGCTTTGATCGCAAGAAGCTGCTCACGTTTTTCTACAGCGGCTTTATCCTGGGAACTATCTTCTGCGGCCTCGCGCACACGTACCCTTTGCTGGTGGCGGCACGTATCTTTACCGGGCTTTTCGGTGGCGTGATCGCTTCTATCTCCATGGCCATCATCACTGACCTGTTCGATATTCATCACCGCGGACGTGTGATGGGATACCTGATGATGGGCTTTGGCGCCAGCCAGGTGCTGGGCGTGCCCATCGGCCTTTTCTTCGCCAACCGTTACGGATGGTGGATGCCGTTCCTGCTGGTAGCAGGTTTTGCCCTGCTCGTAATGGTGCTGATACAGGTGAAACTAAAACCAGTGAACCAGCACCTGAAGGTACAGAGAGACAGATCTCCATTGGCGCACTTATGGAAAACTTTTGCCAACAGACAATACCGGATCGGTTATACCGGTACCGCGCTGGTGTCTGTGGGTG
This sequence is a window from Chitinophaga varians. Protein-coding genes within it:
- a CDS encoding MFS transporter: MQKDTTKVPFTGYQKFVVLILALTQFTVILDFMIMSPMGDLLMKSMDLNPKQFGLAVSAYAFSAGASGLLTAGFADRFDRKKLLTFFYSGFILGTIFCGLAHTYPLLVAARIFTGLFGGVIASISMAIITDLFDIHHRGRVMGYLMMGFGASQVLGVPIGLFFANRYGWWMPFLLVAGFALLVMVLIQVKLKPVNQHLKVQRDRSPLAHLWKTFANRQYRIGYTGTALVSVGGFMMMPFGSAFAVNNLGLTNEQLPVLFMVSGVVALVVLPLVGKMADRIDKFKLFAMSAGWMIIIALIYTRLGQTPFVIVMAWNVLLMIGILGRSIPSNALISAVPQMEDRGAFMSINSSLQQIAGGVAAAIAGMIVVQKDKYSPLENYNIVGYLMTALTLVSIWTVYRVSEIIKARMQMQKA